The stretch of DNA TCGGAGGACGGCACGGGCGCCGGGTCGCCCGAGGCCGGGAATCGCGGGGCCGGCGCCTCGACCATCAGCCGGCGCAGGACGACGACCAGCCGTGAGCCGCTCGCGCCCAGGCCGTACACCAGGTTCTGCAGGGCGGGCAGCAGGGATTGGCTGACATAAGCGAGCGCCCCGACCAGCGCGCCGGGCGTCACGCCCCGGGTCAGCAGCCAGGGGGCGGTCACGAGGATGAGCAGCAACGGGAGTTGGCCCCCGACCCCCAGGGCAACAACCCGAAGCACCCCCCAGCGGGCCAGGTTGCGGGCCGCCCGGTACTCCGCGGCGACCAGCTCGCCCGCCGCGTCGCCGACGGCCCGCTCGACGCCTGCGGCCGTGACGTCCCGCAGCCCCGGCGCCACCACGGCGAGGTTGCCGGACACAGCCTCATCGGCGACCAGGAACGCCTCCTGCCGCTGGGCCAGCGGACGCAGCGTGGCGACGAACAGCCCCACGCCCAGGACGAGCGGCGGGGCGACGACGAGCAGCAGCGCCGGAGCCAGCGTGAACAGCCCGATCAGCGCACCGGCCGCGGTGAACAGGAAGGAACGCGACACCATGACCAGCCCCGCGAAGGTGTCGCGGGCTATCTCCACCTGCTGCGTGAGCCGCGAAACCGCGCCTCCGTCCGCGTCGCGCACCCCCCGTTCGACCACGCGCTTCACCAGCACGTCCCGGACGGGTTCAACGAGTTCGGCGACGGCCACGTACACCCGGTTCGTGCCGTACGCCCCGACGAGGACGGCGAGCGCGGCGAGTGCCAGCCACCCGAGACCGGTGCTCTGCCGCCCCGCGAGAAAGCCGTCGTCGAGGGCGCGCGCGAGGGCGTAGCCCATGAGGAAGGTCTGCCCGGTCTCCAGTACGGACCAGATCGTCAGACGCAGGAGCACCCGGGGGCGGCGCCGCAGGAAGCGGAGACCTCGGCGGTACGTTCCCGGGCCCGGGCCCTCCGCATCACCGGACACGCCCGCCGGGGTCGCCACGTTCATGCGTCCTCCCTGTCGTCGGCGGCTTCACCGGCGAACACGGCACGGTACGAGGGGGTTCGCCACAGCACCGCATGCGGCCCCAGCGCGCGGATCCGGCCGCCGTCGAGCCAGGCCACCGTGTCGGCACGGGCCGCCGTGGTGGCGCGGTGGGCGACGACCAGGCGGGTGGTGGCCGGGGTGTGGCGGAGCAGGGCGTCGGAGATCTCGCGTTCAGTGATCGTGTCGAGGCTGGACATGGCGTCGTCCAGGATCAGTAGTCGCCCACCGTGGGCGAACGCCCTGGCCAGACCTAGCCGTTGGACCTCGCCGCCGGAGAGCGGGGCGTCCCCGCAGGCGGTTTCGTACCCCTGGGGGAGCCGTCGTACGAAACCGTCGGCGCGGGCCGCGCGGGCGGCGCGTACGACGTCGTCCCGTACGTACGTCTCGGCGCCGAGGGCGATGGTCCCGCCCAGCGTGGAGCCGAGCAGTGCCGGCCTCTCGAAGGCGTAGCCGATCTCCCGGCGCAGGGCGGCGTGGGTCAGTTCGGGCAGCGGTACGCCGTCGAGGAGGACCGTCCCCGCGTCGGGCTCGGCGAGGCGGCCCGCGATGGCCGCGAGGAGGGACTTGCCCGCCCCGGACACGCCGACCACGGCGAGCGTCGTCCCGGCGGGAACGGTGAGGTCGAGTCCGTCGAGGACAGGTCGTCCGTCGCGGTGAGCCGTGACACCGAGCAGCTCCAACCGTCCGCCCGAGCTGGGGAGTTCGGCCTCTCCGTGCTTCGGTGCGGGCTCGTCCATGACCTCACCGAGGCGCTGCCCGGCGACCCTGGCGCGGACAAGGCCCGCCAGGTGGCCGACCAGGACGCCGACGCCGGTCGCCAGCGCGGCATAGCGGGAGGTGGCCAGTAACTCGCCCACGGTCAGGCGGTGTTGCAGGACCAGATGGCCCGCCGTCGCCAGGACCGCGATCTGGAGCAGCGGCGCGATGGCCACCGCGCCGCCGCTCGCCCGGCCCTGGACCCGCCACATGCGGTGCCCCTGCACGGACAGCTCGGGCAGCGGCTGCAGGATGCGAGCGCCTTCCTTCTCCTCGGTGTGGGCGGCCGCGACGGTACGGGCACCGCCGATCGCCTCCGTCAGGCGGCCCGCGATGTCGCCCTGGATCCGCTGGTACTGCCCCACGCAGTCGGACGAGGCGCGCGCGAAGGAGCGCAGGAGAAGGGCGAGAGCAGGAGCGCCGGCCAGGAACACGACCGCCAGCCACGGGTGCAGCAGGGCCAGCGCCACGACGGCACCCAGCGGCACGACCAGCGCGGCGAGGAGCGCGGCGAGCGTCGCGGGGGCGGGCCCGGCCGCCGCGGTGTTGCCGACGAGCCGGGCGAGCAGTTCGCCGGGGACGAAGCGGGCGGTGGTCCGGGGGCCGACGTCGAGGACGTGCCGGATGAGCCGAAGGCGCAGCCAGGCCGTGGTGCGGGCGTTGGTGGTGCCGGTGAGGACTTCCACGCAGGAGCCCAGGAGGGTGAGGCCGCCGAGCAGGGCCGCGGTGATCAGGAGCCAGCGGCCGACCTCACCTCCGAGCGAGTCGGTGACTCCGGCGGAGTGCGCGGTGAAGATCGCGTCCAGCGTGCGGCCGAGCGTGTACGGCAGCAGCAGACTGGCTCCCGCCGATGCGACGGTGAGCAGACACAGGGTCACACAGCGCCCGGCACTGCGCCGGGTCGCGGCGCGCAGCAGCCGGTCACCGGAGCGCTTGGTGAACGAATCGGGAGAAGTCGCCATGCAGGTCCGGGCCTCGTGTCCGTGACGAAGATTTCGGCGGTGATCCGCGGCGGGAAGGCATCCGGGCGGTCTCTTCCCAGGGGAAGAGACCGCCCGTGCCTTGTGTCGCCGTCAGTCCTAGCAGGTGATGACGCTGAGACCGCTGTCGCCACAGAGCAGCAGACTCGCGTAGCTCACGCCACCACCGCCGCCGCCGCCGGTCATCTCATCGGCTTCCAGGCTCTGCAGATCCAAGAGTGCCATGGTGTTTCCTTTCGTAGATACCTTGTGGAGACGGGGTGTTACCGCGAACTCCGACACGTGGTCGGAGCCGATTCAGGGCCGCCTCAGCGGCGGCAGGAACGGCAGGTGCGCGCGGGTGTCGTCACCCAGTGCCGCGCCGAGGGCGAGCAGGCACCCTGCCGTTCCGGTGGTGAGGTCCATGGAGAGGCGCATCATCTGGTTGCCGGGGAAGGCGAGTTGTCCCTGGTAGGACATCGCGTACCAGCCCATTGCCCCGATCTGCGAGGTCAGTTGGGCCTGGGTCACGCCCGGTGCCGTGGTGCGGGCCAGATGCATGATCATTCCGGCGCGGCCCGCGAAGAGCCCCGGCTGGACGTAGAAGCGGCTGGTCGAGGCGAGCAGGATGCGGGCCCGCGCGTCCTCGAAGGCCTCGTCCTTTCCGTGCTCGAGCCAGTCGTCGATGACCATGCCGATGCCCACGGTGCCGTCCGCGAGATACGGCATGGTGCGCCAGCCCTCGTCGACCTGGAGGCTGCCGTCCTTCTGGATCACACAGCGTTCCAGGTCGAGGCGGAGTGCGTCCGCTGCCCGTTCGAGCAGGTGGGGTTCGCCCGTGCGCTCGTAGAGGCGCAGCAGGAAGAGCGCGGAGCCGGTCATGCCGCGTCGCAGTCCGGCATGCCGTCGTGCCTGGTCCGCGTGGCCGGAACCGGAGGCTGCCGCGATCCGGTCGCAGACGATCTGGGCGGCCTCCCCGGCCCGTTCCGCCAGGCCGGTCTCCCCGGTGGTGCGCGCGAGTTGGTCGAGCACCAGGCCGAGTCCGGGGATGCCGTCGTACAGCTGCGAGGACAGCTGCCGCCACTTTTCGCCCAGTACGCCGTCGAGGAGATCGAGGGCGCGCTGTGTGTGTCCGAGGCGGTCCAGGACGTACGCGACGCCCGCGAGCCCGTCGTAGAGACCGAGCGGGGTGCCGTGGGACACCGGGTCCGTGCGGTCGAGCAGCCAGCGCTCGCCCTGCTCATAGCGTTCGGCACCGGTCTCGGCGAGGGCGTACAGGACCCCCGCGGCACCATGGCCGAGGCCGAGTCCGCCGCCGTCGGTGAACTGGGCGATGTCTCCGGGGAAGAGCCGGTCGTCGCGCTCCGGGGTGGCTGAGGCGAGGATCGCCTTGACCATCGAGTCACGGCTGTACGGCCAGTCGCCGGGGTCCACGAGCGGTGTGACGGTGGCCGCGGGGGCGGGCCCTCCCCGGCCGGAGGCCCGGGTGGCGTCGGGTGCTTCCGCGTCGGCCGCCGCCCCCGCATCCGGTATTGCCGCGGCGGCCGACACCTCGTGCCCGCCGCGCGTGATCTCGGCGACGGCTTCGTCCAGGAACTCCCTCGGCACCGCGGGGAATTCGGTCGCGATGATCTCGGCGAGATGGGCCGCCTTGCCGCGGTCCACGACGAACAGTGTGGTGACCGGAAGGAACAGCGCGAGCCTCAGACAGGCCAGCGCGTAGCGGTCGACGTCGGTCCCGGTGCGGCCCGGCGGGGCCATGAAGCCCGGGTGGGCGACGACCTGCCGTCCGCGCTCCTCGACGGGCGCGGCCGCCTCGAAGTCGAGGAGAGCCACCGACTGTTCGTCCGGTGCCACCATGATGTTGAACATGTGCAGGTCGTTGAAGACGATCCCGCGCTCGTGCACCGCCGCCACCGCGTCCTCGACGGCACGGTGCATGCGTAGCGCCCAAGCCGTGTACGAAGCCACCGCGTCCGGCGTGGGCTCCTGGGTGACCAGCGGATGGCGCTCGGCGAAGAACGAGTTGAGGGTGCGCCCCTCGAGGAAGTCCATGACGAGGAACCGGTGGTCGCCGAGGGTGAACCAGTCCCGTACCTCGGGTGCGAGCCCGAGGCCCGAGAGCCGTTCAAGGGCGGCTTTCTCGCGCTCCAGGCGGGCGACGGCATCGGCTCCGTCGGAGGCCAGGCCGGCGTGTGGGCGGCCCTCCTTGAGGACGACCTTGCGCTCGTCACGGGTGTCGCGGCCCTGGTAGACACCGCCGCCGTTGGAGAAGTGCAACGCCTTCTCGAAGCGGTAGGGCAGGTCGGCGACGGTCGTCGTGTTGCGCGCCGCGAGCTGCGGTTCCAGGAAGGCGGGCAGGGTCACCCAGGAGGGGACCTTGAAGGCCGGGTCTCTGGGGTCGGGCACCAGCTTGCCCGTGCCGTCCTTGATGGCGGGGACCAGTGTGCCCCGCTCATCGGCGACGAAGCGGCGGGTGAAGGCGCCGTAGCGCACATAGAGCGGGCCGTCCTGCCAGCGCAGATCGGTGAGAACGTACGGCCCGTCCAGGCCGCGCAGCAGCTCCCCCAGATCCTCCAGGGTGCTGCGCAACTGTCCTGCGCCGTCCGGGTAGATGGTGGCGAACTTCCCGCTGCTGTCGCGGCCCGCGTACTTGCTGTTGCGCAGGTGCAGCAAACGTGGAGCGGGTACGAACTTGAAGGGGATCATGCGCTCGACGCAGTAGTCCCAGACGGTGGCCGCGACGCGGTCCGCGTTGTCCAGGGTCGCGGAGGCGTGGATCTTCCAGCCCTGTTCGGGCGCGGGCCGGGGTGTCCCGTCCTCGTCCAGAGGTATCAGAGAGAGCCAGTCGGCGTGCCGTCCCGAGCGCCAGCCGTGCGGGACGGAGCGCCCCGCCGTCTCGAACTGTGCGGCGGCGCCGGGCCCTCCCGCGGCGGACAAGCGGTCCGGAGTCTCGTAGAAGTGACTGTCCGTCAGACAGTAGACCTCGTACCGCTTGTCCACGCTGTCCCCTCCCCAAGTGGTCTGGGTCTGAACAGTTCCAGGCCGCAAAGGGGACGGACAGTCACGGATGTCATCGATCAGCCATGCGGAACGCATGGGTAAAGTCCTGTTCCCACCCGTTCGAGCGCACATAAAGGGCACAAGACGCACGGAATCTGCTTGGGCGGCGTAACGAAAGTAAATCCGTCGGCCGGACGACGCATGTTCAGTCCTCCGGCGGGAAGACGATTTCCCCGCTGCCGGACAACGTGATGGTGATCGCCTCGACCGGGCACCCCTCGGCCGCTTCGAGCACCTTCTCGTTGGCGTCGGTCTCGGGGTCCTCGGGGTGCGACTGGCGGGCGGAGTCGAGTGCGAAGCCGCCCGGCGCCGTGATCACGCACATCCCGGAGCCGATGCAGACCGACCGGTCCACCTCGACGTGCCAGCGGTCACCCATCAGGCACCCGCCTCGCCATAGCCGGCCGGGAGGTGGATCATCTTGTGCTCGAAGTACTCGCCGTACCCCTCGGGCCCGAACTCCCGCCCGAGACCGGAGTTCTTGTAGCCGCCGAACGGACCGAGCATGTCGAGGCTGAAGGTGTTCACCGAGTACGTCCCGGTGCGCACCCGCCGCGCGATGTCGATGCCGCGCTCCGTGTCCGCCGTCCATACGCTGCCGCTGAGCCCGTAGTCCGAGTCGTTGGCGATCTTCACGGCCTCGCTCTCGTCGCCGTACGGAAGAAGGCAGATGACCGGGCCGAAGATCTCCTCGCGGGCGATGCGCATCGAGTTGTCCACGCCGCCGAAGAGCGTCGGCTCGACGTACCAGCCCTCGTCGAGTCCGGCCGGACGCCCGCCGCCCGTAAGGATCTTGGCGCCTTCCTCCTGGCCGATGCGGATGTAGTCGAGCGAGCGCTGCTGCTGGCGCTTGGCGACCAGCGGGCCCAATTCCGTCGCCGGGTCGAGCGGGTCGCCGACCTTGAGCGCGGAGGCCGCGGCGGCGAAGGCCTCGGCGAACTCCTCGTAGCGCGAGCGCGGCACGAGGATGCGGGTCTGGGCCACGCACGCCTGGCCGTTGATCATCCAGGCGAAGGGGACGATGCCTGCGACCGCCGCCGAGGCGTCCGCGTCCGGCAGGATCACCGCGGCCGACTTGCCGCCCAACTCCAGGGTCACGCGCGTGAGATTGCGGGCGGCGACCTCCATGACGCGCTTGCCCGCGCCGACGGAACCGGTGAAGGACACCTTGTCGACGCCGGGGTGCCCGACGAGGTACTCGCTCACCTCGCGGTCCGCCGAGATGATCGAGAGCACGCCCTGCGGAAGCCCCGCCTCGGTGGCGATCTCGGCGAGTATGTACGCGTCGAGCGGCGTCTCGGGCGAGGTCTTGAGGATCACCGGGCACCCGGCGAGCAGCGCGGGCGCGAGCTTGGCCGCGGCGGTGAACTGCGGGACGTTCCACGGGACCACGGCCGCCACGACACCGACCGGCTCGCGGCGCACGAGGATCTTGCCGAGGACTCCGTCGCGCGCCTCTTCGTACGTGAAGTTCTTCGCGACGGTGAGCGCCGAGTCCCAGACCATCATCGCGGCGAGGGCCTGGACCATCACGCTCGCTGTGTACGGGGTGCCGTTCTGGGTGCTGATGACGCGGGCGATCTCCTCGTGCCGTACGGCGAACGCGTCCTTGATCCTGGTGATGACCTCGATCCGCTCGTCGAGCGTCATCCGGGGCCAGGGGCCCTCGTCGAACGCCTTGCGCGCGGTGGCGACGGCCCGGTCGACATCGGCGGGCGCGGCGTGCGGCACCCGCGCGAAGACCTGGCCGGTGTGCGGCGAGGTCACCTCGATCACGTCCTTGCCGAGGGGATCCACCAACTCCCCGCCGATGAAAAGCTGTCCGTGTTCCACGAGCTCGGTCATGGCTGACTGCCTCCTGCGGGATTCCGCCGTGTGCGGCACGCTTTCTGACACAGTTTCAGAACTCACTGATGCAGAACTGATACCAGTTCTAGTTCCAGGAGTCCACGGCGGAGTCCGGCGGAGAATGTGACCGGCGCCTCACTTACGACCGGCCCGTCCAAGTGCCCTGACGAATCGGTCGACTTGGGCGATCATTGGAACTAGTTCTAGTTACGGAGAGATGAGGGCGCCCCATGACGCAGGTGACCGATCCGCAGGTGACCGAGCACGGCGGGGGCGTGTGGAGCATCAAGGTCCCGATCCCCGACAATCCTCTGGGCTTCACCCTCGTGCACCTCCTGGACACCGACAGCGGTCCGGTCCTCATCGACACGGGGTGGGACGACCCCACGTCCTGGGACGCCCTCGCCTCGGGCCTCGCCGCCTGCGGCACCTCCGTCGAGGCGGTGCACGGCGTCGTCATCACCCACCACCACCCCGACCACCACGGCCTCTCCGCCAAGGTCCGCGAGGCATCGGGCGCGTGGATCGCGATGCACGAGGCGGACGCGTCGGTCGTACGCCGCACACGGACCGGGCCGCCAGTGCGCTGGTTCGACTACATGGTGGAGAAGCTGACGGCCGCGGGCGCCCCCGCCGAGCACATCGCCCCGCTCGTCGCGGCCCGCGACGCGGGCCGCGCACCCCGGCTGCCAGGACTCGCCGCCGCGCTCCCCGACCGCGACATCACGCCGGGCGAGCTGCTCGAACTGCCGGGGCGCAGGCTCCGCGCGATCTGGACCCCCGGCCACACCCCGGGCCACGTCTGCCTGCACCTGGAGGAGGAGCACCCGGCACAACTGCCCGGCCACGGCCGTCTGTTCTCCGGCGACCATCTGCTCCCCGGGATCACCCCGCACATCGGCCTGTACGAGGACCCCGACGACGAGACCATCACCGATCCCCTCGGCGACTACCTCGACTCCCTGGAGCGCGTCGGCCGCCTCGGCCCCGCCGAGGTCCTTCCGGCCCACCAGTACGCGTTCACCGACGCCCCGGCCCGCGTGCGGGAGATCCTGGCCCACCACGAGGAGCGCCTCACCGACCTGCTCGCCCTCCTCGCCGAGCCCCTCACGCCCTGGCAGCTCGCCGAGCAGATGGAGTGGAACCGCCCCTGGGCCGAGATCCGCTACGGCTCGCGGAACATCGCGGTCTCCGAGGCGGAGGCCCATGTGCGGCGCCTGGTGAAGCTGGGGCGCGCGGAGGCGGTGGGCAGCGATCCGGTGCGGTACCGCGCGGTGTGACCTACGGCCGGGGGTGGGCGCCCCGGGCCGCTTCCCCTACGGGCCGGTAGAGTGGCCCCCGTCGTCATCATGCCCGTACGGGGGGAAGCCGGTGCGAATCCGGCGCTGACCCGCAGCCGTGAACCGCATCCGCCGGTAAGCCGGAATGCCCGGTACGGAGCATGACCGGCTCGCTTCATCGGGGCCCCCGATGAACGGCACCGTCGAGGTATACGGAGCCGGAGCCGCCCGGAGCCCGTGCCCGCTACGTGCCCGTGCTGCCCCGCTCCCCGCAGGGAGAGGCACCCGCCGCATCATGAACGTTCGCCGCAGCGCAGCGGTCCTGGCCGCCGTCGCCGTGTTCGGTTCGGCCGCCGCCCCGGCCGCCTTCGCGGACACCGCGAAGCCGTCGCCCTCCGCAGCTCTTCCCTCCGCCCTGTACGGCGACGCCGACCCCAAGTTCGACGGGGTGTTCCGGCAGTCGTACGCCCTGCTCGCCCAGGATTCGGCCGGCGTGAAGCCCGCCGCGAAGTCCGTCGACTGGCTCACAGGACAGCAGTGCGCGAGCGGCGGCTTCGCCGCGTACCGCGCCGACGCGGGCGAGCCGTGCGACTCCAAGACGATGTTCGACAGCAACGCGACGGCGTCCGCCGTGCAGGCGCTCGCCGCGCTCGGCGGTCAGAAGAAGGCGGTCGACAAGAGCGTCGGCTGGCTGAAGTCGGTGCAGAACAAGGACGGCGGCTGGGGCTACAGCCCCGGCATGGACTCCGACGCCAACTCCACCGGCATCGTGATCGGCGCGCTCACCGCGGCGGGCGAGAAGCCGCAGTCGGTGAAGTCGCAGGACGGCAAGTCGCCGCTCGACGCGCTGCCCGCGCTCTCGATGAGCTGTGCCGAGGACGGCGGCGCCTTCGGCCTCGCGGACGTCAAGTCCGGCAAGCTCTCGCCGAACGCGGACGCCACGGCTGCCGGTGTACTCGGCGCCCACGGCAAGGGCCTGGTCGTCGACGCCGCCGAGAAGAAGTCCGCCGCCCCCAAGTGCGCGAAGGCGGACACCGCCGAGCAGGCCGCGGCGAACGGCACCGGCTACCTCCTGAAGACCCTCGCCAAGGGCGACGACCACCTGATGTCGTCGATGCCGGGCGCCAAGAACATGCCCGACCTGGGCAACACCGCCGACTCCGTGCTCGCGCTCGCCGCGGCCGGCCAGCCGGAGCAGGCCAAGAAGTCGGCTCAGTGGCTGTCGAAGAACTCGGACGACTGGGCCAAGAAGTCCGGTCCCGCAGCCTACGCCCAGCTGATCTTCGCCGCCCACGCCGCGGGCATGGACCCGCGCGACTTCGGCGGCGCGGACCTGGTCAAGCAGCTGGGCGCGCAGGGTCCGGCTCCGCAGGCGACCGAACAGGCCGCCGACGAGAAGAAGGACAGCGATGACGGCGGCGGCGTGAGCATCTGGTGGATCATCGGCGTCGGCATGGTCGCCGGTATCGGCATCGGCTTCCTCTACAGCGGCAACAAGAAGAAGCAGCAGCTGTGACGCGGGGTCGCGCGCGGTGCGGACGCCTGGTGACCGGGGCGCTCCTCGCCGCCCTGTTCGGTGTCCTCGCCGCCGCCCCCGCCCAGGCCGTCGGCTACCGCTACTGGTCCTTCTGGGACCGGGACGGCTCCACGTGGGCGTACGCGAGCCAGGGGCCGAGCACCGCCCGCCCCGACGACGGGGCCGTCCAGGGCTTCCGGTTCTCCGTGTCCGACGACTCGCAGGACTCCGCGAAGCCGCGCGGCGCCGCGGACTTCGACACGATCTGCGCCAAGACCCCCGCCAAGGACGACCGCAAGCGGATCGCCCTGGTCATCGACTTCGGCACGCCGGGTGACGCCCCCGGCGGCGAGACCCCGCCGAAGCCGCGTACCGCCTGCGCGCAGGTCGCGGACGACGCGACGAGCGCGGACGCGCTCGCCGCGGTCGCCAAGCCCCTGCGCTACGACAGCAACGCGCTCCTGTGCGCCATCGCGGACTACCCGAAGTCGGGCTGCGGGGAGCAGGTCTCGGGCAACGGGCGCTCCGAGGACTCGGGGAAGAAGCCGACGGCGAGCGAGTCCGGCGAGTCCGCCGAGTCCGCCGAGAAGAAGGACGACTCCGGTGGTCCCTCCGTCGGCCTGATCGCGGGCGTGGCCGCCATCGCCCTGCTCGGCGCCGCCGCCGTCTGGCAGGCACGCCGCCGACGCGGCTGACCGCACGATGACCGATCTCCCGAGCACCGCTCCCGGTGCGCTGCGGCGGCGTCTGGCCCCCCAAGCGCACCGGAGCAACGCGCTGCACCCGGGCGCCTGGTGGGTGTGGGCGCTCGGGCTCGGCGTCGCGGCGTCCCGCACCACCAACCCCCTGCTGCTCGGTCTCCTGATCGGGGTCGCGGGCTATGTCGTCGCTGCCCGCCGGACGTCGGCGCCATGGGCACGGTCGTACGGCGCCTTCGTGAAGCTGGGTCTCTTCGTGATCGCGATCCGGCTCGTCTTCGCCGTCGTCCTCGGCTCCCCGATCCCCGGTTCGCATGTCATCGTGACGCTCCCCGAAGTGCCGCTGCCCGACTGGGCGAAGGGCGTGCGGATCGGGGGCCGGGTGACGGCCGAGGGGCTGCTCTTCGCGCTCTACGACGGGGTGCGCCTCGCGGGGCTCCTCATCTGCGTCGGCGCCGCCAACGCCCTCGCCAGCCCGGCGCGGCTGCTCAAGTCGCTGCCGGGCGCGCTGTACGAGGTGGGGGTCGCCATCGTCGTGGCGATGACGTTCGCGCCGAACCTGATCATGGATGTGCAGCGCCTTCGTGCCGCGCGGCGCCTTCGTGGGCGCGCCGACAAGGGCATCCGGGGGCTGCTCCAGGTCGGGCTCCCTGTCCTTGAGGGCGCGTTGGAGCGGTCGGTCGCCCTGGCCGCCGCGATGGACGCGCGCGGGTTCGGCCGCAGCGCGCCGGTACCCGCCGGGGTGCGCAGGGCGACGGCGTTCCTGACGCTCGGCGGCCTGATGGGCGTCTGCGCGGGTACGTACGGCCTGCTCTCCGCGGACGGCACGGGCTACGGTCTGCCGGTCCTGGCCGCCGGTCTCGTCGCCGCCCTCGCGGGACTGCGCCTCGGCGGCCGGCGCTCCGTCCGCACCCGCTACCGCCCCGACCCGTGGGGCGTGCGCGCCTGGCTCGTCGCGGGGTCCGGCATCGCGGTGGCGGCCCTGATGATCTGGGCCGCCTCGTACGACGCCTCCGCCCTGCACCCCGGAGTCGTCCCCCTGACGGCACCGACGCTGCCGCTGTGGCCCGCGGCCGCCGTGCTCGTCGGCCTTCTGCCCGCTTTCGTGGCGCCGGTGCCGGCCGATTCCGCCGCCCCCGCTTCCGCCCGCGTACGTACCAAGGAGCCCTCATGATCCGCTTCGAGGATGTCTCCGTGACGTACGAAGGGGTCGCCGAGCCCACCGTGCGCGGGGTCGATCTCGCCGTGCCCGAGGGCGAGTTGGTGCTTCTCGTCGGGCCTTCCGGGGTCGGCAAGTCGACGCTGCTCGGCACGGTGAGCGGGCTCGTGCCGCACTTCACCGGGGGCACGCTGCGGGGCCGTGTGACGGTGGCGGGGCGCGACACCCGTACGCACAAGCCGCGTGAACTCGCCGACGTCGTCGGCACGGTGGGCCAGGATCCGCTCTCGCACTTCGTGACGGACACGGTCGAGGACGAGCTGGCGTACGGGATGGAGTCGCTCGGGATCGCGCCCGACGTGATGCGCCGCCGGGTCGAGGAGACCCTGGACCTCCTTGGCCTCGCCGATCTGCGCGACCGCCCCATCGCCACGCTCTCCGGCGGCCAGCAGCAGCGCGTCGCCATCGGGTCGGTGCTCACGCCGCACCCCGAGGTCCTCGTCCTCGACGAACCGACGTCGGCGCTCGACCCGGCCGCCGCCGAGGAGGTACTCGCCGTACTGCAGCGACTCGTGCACGACCTGGGCACGACGGTCCTGATGGCCGAGCACCGCCTGGAGCGTGTAGTGCAGTACGCGGACCAGGTGCTGCTGCTCACGGCGCCGGGCGAGCCGCCCGTCCTCGGGGATCCCGCCGAGCTGATGGCCCGCTCGCCGGTCTACCCGCCGGTGGTGGGCCTCGGCCGCATCGCGGGCTGGTCCCCGCTGCCGCTGACGGTGCGGGACGCGCGGCGCAGGGCGGGTGCGCTGCGGGAGCGTCTGGCCGGGGCCGAGCCCCGGGAGGAGGGCGAGGGAGTGGCCGTACGTCCGGCGTCGGGTCGGCCGAGCCTCTTCCGGCGTACGAAGAAGACGGATGCCCCGGAGGCACCGGCCGCCGACGTTTCCGGTCTGGCCGTCCGCCGGGGCCGGGTGGAGGCCCTGCGGCGCGTGGACCTCACCGTCCGCGCGGGAGAGACGGTGGCTCTGATGGGTCGCAACGGCGCCGGGAAGTCCACGCTCCTCTCGACCCTGGTGGGCGTGCTCGAACCGGCGTCGGGCTCGGTCCGCGTCGGCGGCGCGGTCCCGCACCGCACAGGCCCGCGCGAGCTGATCCGGCACGTGGGCCTGGTCCCCCAGGAGCCTCGGGACCTCCTCTACGCGGACACGGTGGCCGCCGAGTGCGCGGCGGCCGACCATGACGCGTCGGCCGCTCCGGGCACCTGCCGCGCGCTGGTCACCGAGCTGCTGCCGGGCATCGCGGACGATACGCACCCCCGCGACCTCTCCGAGGGCCAGCGCCTCACCCTGGCCCTGGCGATCGTCCTGACGGCCCGCCCGCCGCTGCTCCTCCTCGACGAGCCGACCCGTGGCCTCGACTACGCGGCCAAGGCCCGCCTGGTGACGCTCCTGCGCGGCCTGGCCGCCGAGGGCCACGCGATCGTCCTCGCCACGCACGACGTGGAGCTGGCGGCGGAACTGGCCCACCGGGTGGCGATCCTCGCCGACGGGGAGATCGTCGCCGACGGC from Streptomyces sp. BA2 encodes:
- a CDS encoding ABC transporter transmembrane domain-containing protein; protein product: MATSPDSFTKRSGDRLLRAATRRSAGRCVTLCLLTVASAGASLLLPYTLGRTLDAIFTAHSAGVTDSLGGEVGRWLLITAALLGGLTLLGSCVEVLTGTTNARTTAWLRLRLIRHVLDVGPRTTARFVPGELLARLVGNTAAAGPAPATLAALLAALVVPLGAVVALALLHPWLAVVFLAGAPALALLLRSFARASSDCVGQYQRIQGDIAGRLTEAIGGARTVAAAHTEEKEGARILQPLPELSVQGHRMWRVQGRASGGAVAIAPLLQIAVLATAGHLVLQHRLTVGELLATSRYAALATGVGVLVGHLAGLVRARVAGQRLGEVMDEPAPKHGEAELPSSGGRLELLGVTAHRDGRPVLDGLDLTVPAGTTLAVVGVSGAGKSLLAAIAGRLAEPDAGTVLLDGVPLPELTHAALRREIGYAFERPALLGSTLGGTIALGAETYVRDDVVRAARAARADGFVRRLPQGYETACGDAPLSGGEVQRLGLARAFAHGGRLLILDDAMSSLDTITEREISDALLRHTPATTRLVVAHRATTAARADTVAWLDGGRIRALGPHAVLWRTPSYRAVFAGEAADDREDA
- a CDS encoding SapB/AmfS family lanthipeptide; its protein translation is MALLDLQSLEADEMTGGGGGGGVSYASLLLCGDSGLSVITC
- the lanKC gene encoding class III lanthionine synthetase LanKC, yielding MDKRYEVYCLTDSHFYETPDRLSAAGGPGAAAQFETAGRSVPHGWRSGRHADWLSLIPLDEDGTPRPAPEQGWKIHASATLDNADRVAATVWDYCVERMIPFKFVPAPRLLHLRNSKYAGRDSSGKFATIYPDGAGQLRSTLEDLGELLRGLDGPYVLTDLRWQDGPLYVRYGAFTRRFVADERGTLVPAIKDGTGKLVPDPRDPAFKVPSWVTLPAFLEPQLAARNTTTVADLPYRFEKALHFSNGGGVYQGRDTRDERKVVLKEGRPHAGLASDGADAVARLEREKAALERLSGLGLAPEVRDWFTLGDHRFLVMDFLEGRTLNSFFAERHPLVTQEPTPDAVASYTAWALRMHRAVEDAVAAVHERGIVFNDLHMFNIMVAPDEQSVALLDFEAAAPVEERGRQVVAHPGFMAPPGRTGTDVDRYALACLRLALFLPVTTLFVVDRGKAAHLAEIIATEFPAVPREFLDEAVAEITRGGHEVSAAAAIPDAGAAADAEAPDATRASGRGGPAPAATVTPLVDPGDWPYSRDSMVKAILASATPERDDRLFPGDIAQFTDGGGLGLGHGAAGVLYALAETGAERYEQGERWLLDRTDPVSHGTPLGLYDGLAGVAYVLDRLGHTQRALDLLDGVLGEKWRQLSSQLYDGIPGLGLVLDQLARTTGETGLAERAGEAAQIVCDRIAAASGSGHADQARRHAGLRRGMTGSALFLLRLYERTGEPHLLERAADALRLDLERCVIQKDGSLQVDEGWRTMPYLADGTVGIGMVIDDWLEHGKDEAFEDARARILLASTSRFYVQPGLFAGRAGMIMHLARTTAPGVTQAQLTSQIGAMGWYAMSYQGQLAFPGNQMMRLSMDLTTGTAGCLLALGAALGDDTRAHLPFLPPLRRP
- a CDS encoding ferredoxin, which produces MGDRWHVEVDRSVCIGSGMCVITAPGGFALDSARQSHPEDPETDANEKVLEAAEGCPVEAITITLSGSGEIVFPPED